One Tautonia rosea genomic window carries:
- a CDS encoding glycerol-3-phosphate dehydrogenase/oxidase translates to MRSQMLDAIRDGSTWDLVVVGGGSTGLGTALDAVTRGYKTLLLEARDFAQGTSSRSTKLVHGGVRYLANGQVGLVREALRERGRLRENAPHLVFASPFLVPTYSQFDLLQYATGLTLYDLLAGSRSFGRSRWIGAGEAQERVPTLRTEGLRGGILYYDGQFDDARLAIALMRTVLDQGGTALNWAPVTKIVHQNGRVSGVEARDEETGEALSIKARVVVNAGGVFADTIRHLDQLDARPMIRASRGSHLMLDRSVLPGSTAVMVPKTDDGRVLFLIPWLDRVILGTTDTPVEGLPIEPKPSPEEVIYMLDHAGRYLARRPGPEDVRSVFAGLRPLIDHAGVKSTAKLSREHSVLVSDSGLVTITGGKWTTYRVMASNAVDRAAKVGELPQRPCKTASLRLRGATDAPAEDSLAEYGSDAPELRALLHSKPGLDEPLHPNLSTRVGEVAWAARFEMARKVEDVLARRSRCLLLDARASLDAAPKVAAVLAEELGRDDAWQAEQIRQFQSLAEGYVLS, encoded by the coding sequence ATGCGCAGCCAGATGCTCGACGCGATCCGGGACGGCTCGACCTGGGATCTGGTCGTCGTGGGAGGAGGATCGACCGGGCTCGGAACGGCACTCGATGCCGTCACTCGCGGCTACAAGACCCTGCTCCTTGAAGCCAGAGACTTCGCGCAGGGGACATCCAGCCGAAGCACGAAGCTTGTGCACGGCGGCGTGCGCTATCTGGCCAATGGGCAGGTGGGGCTGGTCCGCGAAGCACTCCGCGAGCGGGGGAGGCTGAGAGAGAATGCCCCGCATCTGGTCTTCGCCAGTCCGTTCTTGGTGCCGACGTATTCCCAGTTCGACCTCTTGCAATATGCCACCGGATTGACGCTGTACGACCTGCTTGCCGGGAGCCGGAGCTTCGGCCGATCGCGATGGATCGGCGCGGGCGAGGCGCAGGAGCGTGTCCCGACCTTGCGAACCGAAGGGCTTCGCGGCGGGATTCTCTACTACGACGGTCAGTTCGACGATGCCCGACTGGCCATCGCCCTGATGCGAACCGTTCTCGATCAGGGAGGGACGGCCCTGAACTGGGCTCCCGTGACGAAGATCGTCCACCAGAACGGCCGGGTCTCGGGAGTCGAGGCGCGAGACGAGGAAACCGGCGAGGCGTTGTCGATCAAGGCCCGGGTGGTCGTGAATGCCGGAGGGGTTTTCGCCGATACGATCCGCCATCTTGACCAGCTCGACGCCCGACCGATGATCCGGGCGAGCCGAGGGTCTCACCTGATGCTCGACCGATCGGTCTTGCCGGGTTCGACCGCGGTGATGGTGCCGAAGACCGATGACGGGCGAGTCCTCTTCCTAATCCCCTGGCTCGATCGGGTGATCCTCGGCACCACCGATACGCCAGTTGAGGGCCTCCCGATTGAGCCGAAGCCCTCGCCCGAGGAAGTGATCTACATGCTCGATCATGCGGGACGTTATCTGGCCAGGAGGCCCGGACCGGAGGATGTGCGGAGCGTCTTCGCCGGACTTCGGCCCTTGATCGATCACGCCGGGGTCAAATCGACAGCCAAGCTCTCTCGGGAACACTCGGTGCTGGTCTCCGATTCGGGCCTGGTGACGATTACCGGCGGTAAGTGGACGACCTACCGCGTCATGGCATCGAACGCGGTCGATCGCGCCGCAAAGGTCGGCGAATTGCCGCAACGGCCGTGCAAGACGGCCTCGCTGCGGCTCCGAGGGGCAACCGACGCTCCTGCCGAGGACTCGCTGGCCGAGTACGGCTCGGATGCTCCCGAACTGCGGGCCTTGCTGCACTCGAAACCCGGATTGGATGAGCCGTTGCACCCGAATCTGTCCACCCGAGTGGGCGAGGTGGCCTGGGCGGCTCGCTTCGAGATGGCCCGGAAGGTCGAAGACGTGCTTGCCCGTCGATCCCGCTGCCTGCTGCTCGACGCCCGAGCGAGCCTCGACGCCGCCCCGAAGGTCGCCGCCGTCCTGGCGGAGGAGCTCGGCCGGGATGATGCCTGGCAAGCCGAGCAGATCCGACAGTTTCAATCTTTGGCCGAAGGATACGTGCTTTCCTGA
- a CDS encoding SDR family NAD(P)-dependent oxidoreductase: MAETSRPRTVLITGASSGLGAAMARALARRGHHLAIVARRGDRLEQVAREVQDQGASALVIVEDLADPDAPARIVARTVEYFGRLDALINNAGIGLPDYFGRSDPANLRMQLEVNFHAPIMLTRLALPHLIASKGVIISIGSAIVQIPNPMLGAYGATKAGLAYWSDALRREVAVQGVRVCMVELGPVETEFFDAVGRLGEESGRQVDHAPPGTVYNAMRDRPPAILSASVDETAQRIIRLVDTPRPRLAIRRRVVWPVRLMGAFFRIVPGLADLGISAMIRRIDREEAKARAAIAAARGESGGRRTGEGAHSGHRTP, from the coding sequence ATGGCCGAAACCAGCAGGCCCAGGACCGTCTTGATCACCGGGGCCTCGTCGGGACTTGGCGCCGCAATGGCTCGAGCGCTGGCCAGGAGAGGTCATCATCTCGCGATCGTCGCCCGGCGGGGAGATCGACTGGAACAAGTGGCTCGGGAGGTTCAGGACCAGGGAGCCTCGGCTCTGGTAATTGTCGAGGATCTGGCCGATCCCGACGCCCCGGCCCGGATCGTCGCGCGAACTGTCGAGTACTTCGGACGCCTCGATGCGTTGATCAACAATGCCGGGATCGGCCTGCCCGACTATTTCGGCCGGTCTGACCCGGCAAACCTTCGGATGCAGCTCGAGGTCAATTTTCATGCGCCGATCATGCTCACGCGGCTGGCCCTTCCGCATTTAATCGCGTCCAAAGGAGTCATCATCTCCATCGGATCGGCCATCGTGCAAATTCCCAACCCGATGCTCGGCGCCTACGGGGCGACCAAGGCCGGTCTGGCCTACTGGTCTGATGCCCTCCGGCGAGAGGTGGCAGTGCAGGGGGTTCGGGTCTGTATGGTCGAGTTGGGGCCCGTGGAAACCGAGTTTTTCGACGCGGTCGGCCGTCTGGGGGAGGAATCGGGACGTCAGGTCGATCATGCTCCTCCCGGCACCGTGTACAACGCCATGCGCGACCGACCTCCGGCGATTCTCTCGGCTTCGGTCGACGAGACGGCTCAGCGGATTATCCGATTGGTCGATACGCCTCGGCCTCGGTTGGCAATTCGTCGTCGGGTCGTCTGGCCGGTTCGGCTCATGGGAGCCTTCTTCCGGATCGTACCGGGGCTGGCGGACCTCGGGATCTCGGCCATGATCCGCCGGATTGACCGCGAAGAGGCCAAAGCTCGGGCTGCGATCGCCGCCGCTCGCGGGGAATCGGGTGGTCGAAGGACCGGAGAAGGGGCACACTCGGGGCATCGAACGCCTTGA
- the holB gene encoding DNA polymerase III subunit delta', translated as MSWGSVRGHDRVVEDLRRAASSGRFPHALLFVGPEGIGKRTFARRLAQALFCERRAEGLLDPCGECAACRQVVSGDHPDLHEVGRPEEKHELPIAVIRDLCHDLSLKPMRGARKVAIVDDADHFNEEAANAFLKTLEEPPDGAVLILIGTSSELQLDTILSRCRVVRFDPLPEEELAAILRDRDPEADPGEADRLAQLGEGSVSRALSLADPELTSFRRRLVDELADARPFDAPDLARRLEEFIKDAGKESLAQRTRAAAIFGELARFFRGVLWQGAGLDPPAPDPSDRRAAAALADRLEPEDVYLLVERCLEADYHLRRRVYMPLLVDAFARDLGRLLSGLR; from the coding sequence GTGTCCTGGGGATCGGTCCGCGGTCATGATCGGGTGGTGGAGGACCTGCGCCGGGCGGCGTCCAGCGGCCGGTTCCCTCATGCGCTGCTGTTCGTCGGACCGGAGGGAATCGGGAAGCGGACCTTCGCAAGGAGGCTGGCCCAGGCTTTGTTTTGCGAGCGAAGGGCCGAGGGGTTGCTCGACCCTTGCGGCGAGTGCGCGGCGTGCCGTCAGGTGGTCTCGGGCGATCATCCCGACCTGCACGAGGTTGGCCGCCCCGAGGAGAAGCACGAGCTACCGATCGCCGTCATCCGGGACCTCTGCCACGACCTGAGCCTGAAACCCATGCGAGGGGCTCGCAAGGTGGCCATCGTGGACGATGCCGATCATTTCAATGAGGAAGCGGCCAATGCCTTCCTGAAGACTCTGGAGGAACCGCCAGACGGCGCGGTCTTGATCCTCATCGGTACGTCATCGGAGTTGCAGCTTGATACGATCCTCTCACGCTGCCGGGTCGTGCGGTTCGACCCGTTGCCCGAGGAGGAACTGGCCGCAATCCTCCGCGATCGGGACCCCGAGGCCGATCCGGGTGAGGCCGACCGGCTCGCTCAGCTCGGCGAGGGGAGCGTGTCCCGAGCCCTCAGCCTGGCCGACCCGGAGCTGACGAGCTTCCGACGCCGACTGGTCGACGAACTGGCCGACGCCCGGCCGTTTGATGCGCCGGACCTGGCCCGCCGATTGGAGGAGTTCATCAAGGATGCGGGCAAGGAGAGCCTCGCCCAGCGCACCCGAGCCGCCGCGATCTTCGGCGAGTTGGCCCGGTTTTTCCGAGGGGTGCTTTGGCAAGGTGCTGGGCTTGATCCGCCGGCTCCCGACCCGTCCGACCGTCGAGCCGCCGCCGCCCTGGCCGATCGGCTTGAACCCGAAGATGTTTATTTGCTGGTCGAACGCTGTCTGGAGGCCGATTATCACCTCCGCAGACGAGTTTACATGCCCTTGCTCGTGGATGCCTTTGCGCGCGACCTGGGACGCTTGCTTTCCGGGCTTCGCTGA